Genomic segment of Notolabrus celidotus isolate fNotCel1 chromosome 1, fNotCel1.pri, whole genome shotgun sequence:
agaggaggggttgagttgtattttatacagtctatgggctgaacaagctccgagctcttcAGTttcagaccggatggcgttgtgaccatagactgtaaataaaaatggacagcgttgctccgcctcttcccgttgtacagttctgaagccaaaaaatccctctcctgggcgcagccattgtgcagccagagcctgtgaagccactgtaataagctccgccctacagcgtaacgtcacaagacgctgtgtgtcctttgaagtttcgttctacggcggctgtgaatcaaaggaaacccggaagtaaaaccccgttttttaaactctaataactaacgaaaaagaaacttttcagaaaaaagaggccttggacacaaagcagtcaaatactaaccacatatcaccacagcatacggatgtgagaaacattcgtacgacgtgtatttattttttaaagtttgactgcgagacggattttttgacctatactgcagccagccaccagggggcagtcacactgctgaaagcctcaccaccagggccgtatccggcatgcttggttgtgacgtatgaaaaacactgaaaactgaaacggctcgtttcagcacacatttacagaaaggtggagaaatcacaacaggggcagaatgtatttttttcattttcgggggggttgtagacatgccagggacacatatttcaggtagagaaccattaaaaagtcgattttgcatgatatgtcacctttaatgtttaaGGCTTATATCATGTCAGACAGCATCCTTCATTTGTCCTGCTCATATCCTCTCtatgtttcctctctttgtaGCAAGTGAAGCTTGGCAGCCCAGACTACATCCACTGTGACACAGAAAAGGCCATTGAAGACTTCATGAAGAGGATCAAGTGTTATGAGTCCTCCTACCAGCCTCTGGATGAGGTTCTTGACAGGTGAGGATACATATAAAAAGACTCAGGCTAGAGTAACCCCTTTCAAGATCTCATGGTAAACATGGCTTTCTTGCTGCAGGGATCTGTCCTACATAAAGATCATGGATGTGGGCAGACGTTACCTAGTAAACCATGTCATGGACCACATCCAGAGCCGGATCGTCTACTACTTGATGAACATCCATATCACACCTCGCTCAATCTACTTATGTCGCCATGGGGAGAGTGACCTCAACATCAAGGGGCGGATCGGAGGAGACTCTGGATTGTCAGCTCGAGGAaaagaggtgtgtttgtgtgcaggaaGTTTGAATATCATCGAGCAGATatgtatatacattttattttttttatggacAGATTTATATTATGCTTCTATAACGGTGTCTTTCATCCTAGTTTGCCAAAAGTCTGAGGAAATTCATCCAGGAACAGAACATCAAGGATCTGAAAGTGTGGACGAGCCAGATGAAGAGAACGATCCAGACAGCAGAGAACCTTGGAGTCCCGTATGAACAGTGGAAGTCTCTCAATGAAATCGATGCTGTAGGTTGATTACTACATTCATAAGAAGGAATACCTTTTAAAAAGACTTTTGCTAACCCAACTTTAAAACTTCTCTCCTTTTAcaaagggtgtgtgtgaggaaatgATGTACGAGGAAATCCAGCAGCATTACCCCCTGGAGTTTGCACTGAGAGACCAGGACAAGTACCGCTATCGCTACCCTAAAGGAGAGGTGAGAGCCTGATTCTTCCCAATAAGTCATTCTAAATACTTTTTAAGAAGTTAACTTATTATGTCAGCTTCTTGGACATTATTTGACAATGTGGTGATTTCCCCCATCAGTCTTATGAAGACCTTGTGCAGCGTTTGGAGCCTGTGATCATGGAGCTGGAGAGGCAGGAGAACGTTCTGGTTGTTTGTCACCAAGCAGTCATGCGCTGCCTGCTTGCATATTTCTTGGACAAAACTGCAGGTGTGAAGGATGTACAGCCCATaatattttgtgtgtgtctgacattttcttgtatgttttattttgtgtttttgtcaaattATATGAAAAACAGTATTTTTTAAGGACTTTGTGTCTCTGCCTCCACAGATGAGTTGCCTTATCTTACGTGTCCTTTGCACACTGTGTTGAAGTTGATCCCGATGGCTTATGGTGAGTCATTTTAGAGGATTATTATGTGACATGTAAGATTGACAATTATCATTCCTCCGTTCTAAGTTAACCAAATAACGAAACCATATTATTGACTTAAACTTACCAAGATAATTGTcctttgattaaaaaacaacaacaaacaaacgcCCTGGTAATTGCAGTCTAGTGTAAATAAATGATTCATGTTGTGCTGTTTTTCAGGGTGTAAAGTGGAGTCTGTGTATTTAGGAGTGGactctgtgaacacacaaagagacaaacCAGAGGTAGGTATCCCTCGGAGCACACTGAAACATCTCTCAGCAGACGACACTGACAACTAGAATTCAAATCATGTTCTTTTTCCGACTTGTCTATGACTAGGAGGAAAACCCTCAGTAACCACTTCACTggaaaatatgtgtgtgtgtgtgtttctttgatttCTGGACACAGGCATATACTTTGTCTTCCAGAGTGTTAAGTACTAGCAGTAGGTACTGatccatccctctcttcttactGCACAGAGAAAGTAGATCTTTCACAGATGGCAAAGGGAGCCGTATTCAGTCTGCTTCCACCTGTGATCCCTGACAGCAACCAGGAAAACTGTGACGTCACTTAGCATTGACACTCCTACCTCCatcctgactttttttctctttgatcCTTTTTGTCCCTCAGTGGGAGCAGAaatattgttcatttttttactCTTAGGTATTTTCCTGCAGTGCCTGCAGTGACTGAAAGATGCAGAAAAcgcacatgaaaaaaaaaatcatattttgagtgtttacaaaaatgatgcaaagtgaatagaatagaaacaaATAGAGAAGTGTTGAGAATAACAAGACATCCAGTTTCatttggtcttttttttaacattgcatATTGTAGAATCAAATTGTTAAATTGTTAAAAGGCTAATAATAGAGTAACAGGGACCATCTCAAATAATTTAGTAATCATTCAGTCAGAAtgttaaacagaaaaaatcATTTCTTGAGGATCGATTATCAAGTAATGTGTCCCTGCTGTGTACTGGCAATTTAATCACTTTTAATGTTCCTTAAAGTTTCTGTTGTGTAACAATGTTTCTTTCTGGAAgtggtgttgtttttgtcactttccagtgtttgtttgttctcaaAGGAGTGAAGAcgttttctgtgtttgcttgtgttgtcactttatacatttgtttttgaaagttTCAGTGCGGACAGGACACTATGCTCTCCTCCGTTTTGTAGGAACTTCATAACTGGAATTCCATTTCAGGACAAATCActctgctgtgttgatgtttatgtgtgtgagtgccaGAATACATAAGACTTCACATGAAGTCAAGCACATAAAACATTGACATTTTTCTAACTGTCTATAGAACCATGAAGAATTAAACattactccttttttttttgctaattaaTGACACTAAAACTGTGTTTTGTATGAACATGAACCCATTAACATGTATGTTATATAATTAAGGTTTTTATATCTATGTTTACAAGTATTTTTTGACAAATACATGACAACTCATTATACATTTGCTGAATGTAAATTGATAGTGTGATTTTTATTccagttgtatttttgtctctatCCACACCTTTATTTACTGTCTAAATGTGAAGGAATCATCTGCAATGAAATCCCCATAAAACATGAGAACATTTCACTGGAGCATCACTCAATCATGGATGTGCACTTTTTATTATAGAAACATCTCCAATACTGGTCACTTTTTGTTGGCCAACACATGCTTAAATTATTTGATCAAATGTAACTATTGTGTtctggttttttttgtgttttcctaaTAACTTGTCAATATAAAATCCATATTAAAAGAATCCCTCTCCTGCTCCTGTTACTTCATTAGTAATAACATCATTGATTGTTTAATGGGTCAACCTGCTCTGATACAATGCTCATAAAGTCCTTAGATTTAGAGATTTGGGTAGGTTGGTGCATGctagtcatttttttttaataaagcctAAATTATTATTCATCTGTAATATATAGTAAAGTGTGTATGTTCAAGGTCAATAATTTAATATTGCTGTGGTTCAAAGGCACTTGTGAGCAGGGTTTAACTCACTTAGAAGTCTACCtttcataaatatatttttggggaaaaaattGTACAACTGAATTTTCAAACTGAAAATCTGATTATATTAGAAAAGTCTGCTTCCATTGGACAAAATCCTCCAAGTTCATTTGTCTATTAATGAGAATATGAATACCAGAGGATCATTCCATGAACAAACTATATACAGGACAGATAAGTATTGTTCCACAATAACTATGCCTTCTTATCCCTGTTTCAGAATGTGAATGTGCGGCGCACCACAGAAGACGCTCTGGGAACGGTCCCCGCTCACTTCTGAGTTCCTGCAACTTCCTGTTCCAGCCAAGACCAAGTTTGGACCCACAAACAGCATTATGGGAAAAAGGTGCTGTTCAATTCACTGGTCCAAAGAATTGAGTGTCTTCCCAGACTCTTACTGTAAGCACTTTCActtaatgtttttcatttttataactgTGTTCTGTGTGATCATTACTGTACTGCTTCTCTAGCTTGACTCCCAGCGAGGAAAACTAAAGGAACATGCCaatattttttatatgtgtCTACTGTTAACTATGTAAACATTTAGCTTCTATGCCCTTGACTATATTTAATACCTACTGTAAAAATCATTGTGTAAATTTTCATATGCTTCCAgtgtttctgaaaatgtttttatttttacaaaataagTATCATAGCCCTGTGGAAAACTGTGGAGACTGAGTACTTTGTTAAAAGGGTCTTAATCAAAGTCTTTAAACCCCtgactttaatattttaaaatacacaacacaaatgaacattgtatttttaaactgtttttcctTGCTTTAAATGTGCTGTGTCCCTTCTCAGTGAACATCTCTAACATTCCAGATATGAAGATCAGTTTCTTACACAGCTAAAGGGTAAACAGGCAGCATAACATGCAGCTGACATTTGTTCTCTAGAATGTAGCGTCTGTCCTGCAATCACAAATGTTGAGATGAGGCTCTTACTATACAATCCTTATGGTGGACCAGTTTGTTTAATAGATGAAGTCAAATGTTGAGACCTTCAGTTGTATGTCGTGCACTTCACAAGACGGAGTTGGATTCATGATCGATGGTTAAAATGAACGCCTGTGAGAGTTTTAACATTACTGTGAAAACTgtcctgcatgtttgtttgatgtgagtAATCAACATGTAATATATGCTGTGACATCTTTTTTCGAGGACCATTTTTGCGACATTTTACATTGTATATTACTGTTCTAAAAACAAGATTTCAAATGTCTTGTTTGTGtcaaatatcaataaatattGATGTGTGGGGGAGAAGCAGAGCTGTGGTTTGTGCTCTATAACACCAcatggattaaaaaaatgaattccACTAAATACAAAGaatattctttatttatcttcacaAGTATAACAAGCCAGCATGAAtatttattctcattatttcCATTTACAATAGGGTTCACTCTGTATACTAAGACAGGAAACATGCACCAATTGATTGCCCTCATGGTTTCAAATCTGCCATAACAAAAATACTTCACTTAATGTATGTGcatataatatatattaaaaaaaacatttaaataaatttaaaaattcCATATTACCCTGTGCTCATTAGTATTGATAAcaaaaatcttttaaaacagGACCTGCCCTGAATTTCTTGGATGTTTTGAAGGCAGAAATGAATGTGTGTTGTGATCATTTATTATGTACAAATATCAATACTTTGGAGCAAAGGGGAATTTTAGTTTTAAGGGCAAATCCCATCAGCATGTGAATGTTTACTGCACGTCtattttttctcatcttttcttttcttatcctgttttttcttctctctgaccTGCGAGGTGAGCGACCCACACTGTCGGCTGAAATCGCAAAAGGAATGTATTCCATGGttttctctctcagaactgcaagggcaaaaagaaaaaacacaactaaGCTACAGTACATCTCAAAGACTAGGAGAATGGCATTAATGTTTACTTAATGCatccaacattaaaaaaacattcaaacactaAAAAAAGCAATAATGCACGACTGAATCAATGCCCCTTGTGTacaaatgcaaatttaaaaaatgtgaatattgAGACAAATATTGTAGGGAAGTACaacttacatttttgaggaaCTCTTCAGCAACAATACGAGCCCTGGCATTGACGGACAGCTTCATTTCACTAATCTCTTTGTCAATTTCCTCCATGAAATGAATCACAAAATCCACCAGTTTATGTTTGTACATCTGCTCCGTGTGGAAGTTGGTGATGAGAAAGCTGATGTCATAGCCCTGCAAAAGATGCATGTTAGCCATCTTGTTTTAATGTGTGACCATTTATttacagcaggggtgtccaaacttttttcaaagagggccacatatgatgttgtcagaattactcagggccagtggctcctactgagactttgaaatcctaaaagttatataaatatctatttattaaccattattttaaatgttttctcaataaaacagtaactaggaagtcctcagttctccacaagccatgtaaagattagcaaacgttatcttcttctgggggaaaacgtttttcattagggtcgggcgatgtgggaaaaaatattgtatcatagatagatagatagatctttatttgtccttaataaggagatttgttgccaccgtctgtacaggaatacatgtatgaacacaataaccaatAAACATCcgcccagcctcacagcaatggtgccccgcatcccacaaatatacacaccagacacatatgcacacactgggcacatataaaacacaccgaacacatatgaacacactggacacaaatatgcacacatataaacacatataaacacaccggacacatataaacacaccggacacatataaacacaccggacacattacagtggcattctgtttagcagtgctatggctgatgggacgaagcttctgccaaaccgggctcgcctacagtaaggggatctgtacctgcgaccggaggggagtagtgtgaagactgagtagagggggtgttgggggtccagtgttatagtgcgtgctctgcgtgtgatggctctgttgttgaggtcagacaggttgggtgtggggaattattttcctatggcaggatcacaatctggatttcatcacacttctttttcatgttgttaagacttttctgaccagcagacaacattttagaacaaaatcattattttcctgagttctgaacattttttattcacctaattttgccttttctgcacaatttcataattttgatcttgtcttgtgtcctcttttgtgtcttctgaacttttagtgttcatcaagaacattttcacatcatgataaagacattcatttgaaaaacctgtcaactttaagagttcttgtgtttcttctttattgctgtcttgcagaattcccagtactttggctttagagaggtagtccatatgaagctttttgagacaattctggattgactttagttttgtttgtgcgcttgaaagaaacggcaaatgtacagatgattcagaaggtgattaatttctgtgctataaataacacaatttaagatggaagcttggggccataaataaatggaccttgggccgtactttggacatgcctgatttacagtctatgtgtgtgaCTGTTCAAGCTGAAATATAGAGTGATACTTAAAAGGCGTTTTTCCaatgcaggaactttaccccagaactagggactttacccctgaactacgtgcgtttcgaccggaggaaccagagtctaaatttagttcaggggtagataatctcccccctgaaaagcccctgcttggggggtagtacttttcaaagatcctgggactttcagttgaacgtaacggtgtttgtggagttaacacagttgttgaaacacagagggagttcctgggaatgcatactagtttagttttttattaagatttcaaaataattatttaatatcaattttttttctccatacgtcactggcctgatttgcacaatctgggggctaaaagaccccagaactcttggtcaaaatgcacctaaagTTATGTTtatctggcttcacttttatttcatattaCCAATAAATCAGTGCTCATCTGGGTTTCGGGGACATTTTCCAAGATTGTATTAATACTATATATTACTTATTTTAAAGCCAACTTACCTCAACAGGTTTCCTCCTCAGGATGAAGAAGTTCTCTGCCCTCATCATCATGAAACGCATGAATTTATGGCACAAAATTTTCTCAATCTCATCTGCCTGTAAAAAGCATATTATTAAAAAGGTAGTCAGAATAACAGATATAGTTCGGATTGCTATAATAACCTCATTGATATCAAATTGTTGATCATGTACAACAGCCTAAACAACCTGCTTGACTGCAATGCTAACTCTGACAGAGTTAATGGAGCCCTCGATTAGAACTTTCTCCTTATCATTGCGGCTGATGATGACCGGCTGGAGGAGCAGCTCTTTACTACTCCTTAAAGttgaaaatgacaaacaaacaaaggtgtTAGAGATAATGCACCGTTCTAAGTGGCTCAAAGTCACACTCAAAGTCGCAGAGACTGTCTTACCGCACTTCCACCTCTGGCTTGTTGTGTCTCTCGACCACTTGTGAGGAGAAATTCTCCAGGCAGAGGGCGGCCTGCAGAGTGGCACGCACCGCATTGAGATAAGGACGTAAGGTTGCTGTCTGATGTAGGAAAGCAAGAATTAGAGaattagattatttttcttATGAAGAATGTCTGGGTCTGCAGGCAGTTGCTGATGAGACTGGACCATAAGAGGTTCCCAGATATTCAAAATGCTCCCTGGTTTCACTTCACCTTCTAACATTATACAGCAAAGCCACTGACTGGGTTCAATGCAGAGGCGTCAAGTAatgaagtacaaatactttgttaccttacttaagtagaaatttggagtatctttactttactggagtaattatgtttctactccttacattttaaaaatagcctcatTACTCCTGTTTCACTTCTGCTTGTTTTCACTCCGGCTtgtcattgttaaaaaaaacacacaaaaaaactaaaaaacaaaaacatatccaGATAAATCTCACCATCCAGACAGAGTGAATTTGATTGTGGTTGGATGAGAAGTATAAACATgatacattaacatattaatataacattatagtcattatggcctttagagaCATGGTTTTTTGGGCCCAtgtggcgcagcctaagcttttgtcctaaatgacattttttcccttaaattacttttactttgatactttaaagtagttttgaaaccagtaggggagaacagggttggttgtcagacagctgaacttgaggtgagagaactttttatgtttttcatgtcaaattgtaaatattcagctcctcagtgtttttcttctaggctttgaaacgatgggtttataacagaacaagtgttacccttacaaagtgtgaggggaaagctatagtttagatttttattagctagctaactacttgttcgatggttgttagccttgatgctagcaaaaaattccagttggggttggtcgtcacattctctttggggttggttgtcacttataacaaccaacccctatgttggtaaaatcatgcatggtgaaataagttggagtgcgcagaccctacatttaccatcactctaactcagacagtgactgcatgtagcctagttgagtcggccattattgttcggcctatttgtgctgttctttatgttgttatataggctggcctagagatgtgtttcctgttcatgttccttgatcattttatgttaaaatgcattaagttatgaaggcctatcacttgtcagtgcaattaaactttcaaatttagttctgccttcttgccttttttttaaaaagattttttcccattgaaataccattgtgacaaccaaccccatagtgtgtgacaaccaaccccgtagtgtgtgacaaccaaccccatagtgtgtgacaaccaaccccgtagtgtgtgacaaccaaccccgtagtgtgtgacaaccaaccccatagtgtgtgactaccatccccatagtgtgtgacaaccaaccccgtagtgtgtgactaccatccccatagtgtgtgacaaccaaccccgtagtgtgtgactaccatccccatagtgtgtgacaaccaaccccatagtgtgacaaccaaccccatagtgtgtgacaaccaaccccaatagtgtgtgacaaccatccctgtgatggggttggttgtcacaatgtgtcagagtgtctttgatagttaattgcctctttgttaccatgagttggaaaatgagagggatacacatttcaagccaacaccttaagcttcaatttaatgtaggaatgactactgaaagatgttttgatgatgagcaatcatcaaaacagtaaaaagtgtgacaaccaaccccgttctcccctacttttacacttttactggagtaaaaagcttgagttgatacttcaacttctacagaagtctttttaaaccctagtatttAAACTTCTACTtaagtaatgaatgtgaatacttttgacacttCTGGTTGAATGTCAGCCTTGTGATCTTTTTGTTTAGgtcttcatcaatcaatcagactttatttataaagcacttttcatacaatggcattgtaacacaaagtgttgtacataaaaacaaactaaaatggaataaattttaaaaaaagatcccaccccagccctgaccccaaacccaccccacaatcctaaggttaagaacacaatatatgcaacaatagtaataaaatcaataaaaataaaacaaataaatagaaaatagaaaatgagtTGCTGAActaactgaggaaacgctctcatgatatcttaatgaggaaacactggaggtaaaataaaatgttaaaactcaacacagaaaattaaactcaccaaaataaaatacatttctaagataataaaacactaaaatattaaaccattaaaataacataagatgctatacttaaaataaataaacaagtacataaataaataaagtagaagtgactcaaatttgaagtagataataaatgaataaataaataaactgttaagaataaagctcagttaaaagcaagactaaaaaggtagggttttttttcctctcttttctcttgtctgcatatatatttctggtttgtgtcatgtttgtcacaaactgtcaaatattaatgtaatttattcttgcagcaaaagaaaagaaagaaaacatttttcttctgtgcttgtgactgtgtgcatgcgaacatcaccatccctctaagaactctggcctatcttttattgacagctaatatcatgtcatgtcatcataaaaaggtcggtcttgagtttgcttttaagaatatttatgctctgtgcagctctcagatcttcaggtagggttttccacaggcgtgggccgtgataataaaaagctgcctcaccatgggtcttagttcttacttttggtaccattaaaagtccactacctgaagacctgagggctctcactggctcatatctGATAAATCTGATagataagaagggccaagaccattaagagatttaaaaaacaataaaataatcttacaATCTATAGATAGATCTCATGATAGATATACCTCTTCATCTAAATGAGGCTGCTGGACTCCATGGTGTCCGTGACATATGTATATCACTttggattaaataaataaaaactagagGCAGAAAGGCAATAATGTGCTGACGTGCTGTtgagaaataaaaagtgcaCCCCACCACATGATTAACTGGTTCATCCATTTCATCAGCTGACGTACAGCTGCTACCAGCAGAGGAAGTTCACCTGATACTAGTATTCACGT
This window contains:
- the pfkfb4b gene encoding 6-phosphofructo-2-kinase/fructose-2,6-bisphosphatase 4b isoform X2 — protein: MLDNEEFRLETYPRELTQNPLRKIWMPCRNGHIAQRRVCMTNCPTVIVTVGLPARGKTYISKKLTRYLNWIGVPTKEFNVGQYRRECLKIYKSFEFFRPDNEEGLKIRRQCAMAALNDVRQYLSVEGGQVAVFDATNTTRERRGDIVKFAEQNGYKVFFVESLCEDPDVIAQNIVQVKLGSPDYIHCDTEKAIEDFMKRIKCYESSYQPLDEVLDRDLSYIKIMDVGRRYLVNHVMDHIQSRIVYYLMNIHITPRSIYLCRHGESDLNIKGRIGGDSGLSARGKEFAKSLRKFIQEQNIKDLKVWTSQMKRTIQTAENLGVPYEQWKSLNEIDAGVCEEMMYEEIQQHYPLEFALRDQDKYRYRYPKGESYEDLVQRLEPVIMELERQENVLVVCHQAVMRCLLAYFLDKTADELPYLTCPLHTVLKLIPMAYGCKVESVYLGVDSVNTQRDKPESVKY
- the arpc4 gene encoding actin-related protein 2/3 complex subunit 4, yielding MTATLRPYLNAVRATLQAALCLENFSSQVVERHNKPEVEVRSSKELLLQPVIISRNDKEKVLIEGSINSVRVSIAVKQADEIEKILCHKFMRFMMMRAENFFILRRKPVEGYDISFLITNFHTEQMYKHKLVDFVIHFMEEIDKEISEMKLSVNARARIVAEEFLKNF
- the pfkfb4b gene encoding 6-phosphofructo-2-kinase/fructose-2,6-bisphosphatase 4b isoform X3, whose product is MLDNEEFRLETYPRELTQNPLRKIWMPCRNGHIAQRRVCMTNCPTVIVTVGLPARGKTYISKKLTRYLNWIGVPTKEFNVGQYRRECLKIYKSFEFFRPDNEEGLKIRRQCAMAALNDVRQYLSVEGGQVAVFDATNTTRERRGDIVKFAEQNGYKVFFVESLCEDPDVIAQNIVQVKLGSPDYIHCDTEKAIEDFMKRIKCYESSYQPLDEVLDRDLSYIKIMDVGRRYLVNHVMDHIQSRIVYYLMNIHITPRSIYLCRHGESDLNIKGRIGGDSGLSARGKEFAKSLRKFIQEQNIKDLKVWTSQMKRTIQTAENLGVPYEQWKSLNEIDAGVCEEMMYEEIQQHYPLEFALRDQDKYRYRYPKGESYEDLVQRLEPVIMELERQENVLVVCHQAVMRCLLAYFLDKTADELPYLTCPLHTVLKLIPMAYGCKVESVYLGVDSVNTQRDKPERK
- the pfkfb4b gene encoding 6-phosphofructo-2-kinase/fructose-2,6-bisphosphatase 4b isoform X4, yielding MRGSCRPRHTRDRAVCMTNCPTVIVTVGLPARGKTYISKKLTRYLNWIGVPTKEFNVGQYRRECLKIYKSFEFFRPDNEEGLKIRRQCAMAALNDVRQYLSVEGGQVAVFDATNTTRERRGDIVKFAEQNGYKVFFVESLCEDPDVIAQNIVQVKLGSPDYIHCDTEKAIEDFMKRIKCYESSYQPLDEVLDRDLSYIKIMDVGRRYLVNHVMDHIQSRIVYYLMNIHITPRSIYLCRHGESDLNIKGRIGGDSGLSARGKEFAKSLRKFIQEQNIKDLKVWTSQMKRTIQTAENLGVPYEQWKSLNEIDAGVCEEMMYEEIQQHYPLEFALRDQDKYRYRYPKGESYEDLVQRLEPVIMELERQENVLVVCHQAVMRCLLAYFLDKTADELPYLTCPLHTVLKLIPMAYGCKVESVYLGVDSVNTQRDKPENVNVRRTTEDALGTVPAHF
- the pfkfb4b gene encoding 6-phosphofructo-2-kinase/fructose-2,6-bisphosphatase 4b isoform X5; translation: MRGSCRPRHTRDRAVCMTNCPTVIVTVGLPARGKTYISKKLTRYLNWIGVPTKEFNVGQYRRECLKIYKSFEFFRPDNEEGLKIRRQCAMAALNDVRQYLSVEGGQVAVFDATNTTRERRGDIVKFAEQNGYKVFFVESLCEDPDVIAQNIVQVKLGSPDYIHCDTEKAIEDFMKRIKCYESSYQPLDEVLDRDLSYIKIMDVGRRYLVNHVMDHIQSRIVYYLMNIHITPRSIYLCRHGESDLNIKGRIGGDSGLSARGKEFAKSLRKFIQEQNIKDLKVWTSQMKRTIQTAENLGVPYEQWKSLNEIDAGVCEEMMYEEIQQHYPLEFALRDQDKYRYRYPKGESYEDLVQRLEPVIMELERQENVLVVCHQAVMRCLLAYFLDKTADELPYLTCPLHTVLKLIPMAYGCKVESVYLGVDSVNTQRDKPERK
- the pfkfb4b gene encoding 6-phosphofructo-2-kinase/fructose-2,6-bisphosphatase 4b isoform X1, with protein sequence MLDNEEFRLETYPRELTQNPLRKIWMPCRNGHIAQRRVCMTNCPTVIVTVGLPARGKTYISKKLTRYLNWIGVPTKEFNVGQYRRECLKIYKSFEFFRPDNEEGLKIRRQCAMAALNDVRQYLSVEGGQVAVFDATNTTRERRGDIVKFAEQNGYKVFFVESLCEDPDVIAQNIVQVKLGSPDYIHCDTEKAIEDFMKRIKCYESSYQPLDEVLDRDLSYIKIMDVGRRYLVNHVMDHIQSRIVYYLMNIHITPRSIYLCRHGESDLNIKGRIGGDSGLSARGKEFAKSLRKFIQEQNIKDLKVWTSQMKRTIQTAENLGVPYEQWKSLNEIDAGVCEEMMYEEIQQHYPLEFALRDQDKYRYRYPKGESYEDLVQRLEPVIMELERQENVLVVCHQAVMRCLLAYFLDKTADELPYLTCPLHTVLKLIPMAYGCKVESVYLGVDSVNTQRDKPENVNVRRTTEDALGTVPAHF